A DNA window from Clavibacter sepedonicus contains the following coding sequences:
- the rpmD gene encoding 50S ribosomal protein L30, which yields MAQLRVTQIKSKISEKQNQRDTLRSLGLRRIGAVVVREDNAQNRGYVNTVAHLVKVEEID from the coding sequence ATGGCTCAGCTCCGAGTGACGCAGATCAAGTCCAAGATCAGCGAGAAGCAGAACCAGCGCGACACCCTGCGGAGCCTCGGGCTCCGTCGCATCGGTGCCGTGGTGGTCCGTGAGGACAACGCCCAGAACCGCGGGTACGTGAACACCGTGGCGCACCTGGTCAAGGTGGAGGAGATCGACTGA
- the rplO gene encoding 50S ribosomal protein L15: MAEKNESAEASVKAPKAAPKKTAKVPAAAAAASAEATTVGSTETVKREQVLKVHHLRPAAGAKKARQRVGRGEGSKGKTAGRGTKGTKARYTVRVGFEGGQMPLHMRTPKLRGFKNPFRVEYQVVNLEKLAALYPDGGDVTTSDLVAKGAVRKNEKVKVLGDGDISVKLTVAVDKVSGSAAEKIVAAGGSVK, encoded by the coding sequence ATGGCTGAGAAGAACGAGTCGGCCGAGGCGTCCGTGAAGGCGCCCAAGGCCGCACCCAAGAAGACCGCGAAGGTGCCCGCCGCCGCTGCGGCCGCTTCCGCCGAGGCGACCACGGTCGGCTCGACGGAGACGGTCAAGCGCGAGCAGGTCCTCAAGGTCCACCACCTCCGTCCCGCCGCCGGGGCCAAGAAGGCACGCCAGCGTGTCGGCCGCGGTGAGGGCTCGAAGGGCAAGACCGCGGGTCGTGGCACCAAGGGCACGAAGGCCCGCTACACGGTCCGCGTCGGCTTCGAGGGTGGGCAGATGCCGCTGCACATGCGCACCCCGAAGCTCCGCGGGTTCAAGAACCCGTTCCGCGTCGAGTACCAGGTCGTCAACCTGGAGAAGCTCGCCGCGCTCTACCCCGACGGCGGCGACGTCACCACGAGCGACCTGGTCGCCAAGGGTGCCGTGCGCAAGAACGAGAAGGTCAAGGTCCTCGGGGACGGCGACATCTCGGTTAAGCTGACGGTTGCTGTCGACAAGGTCTCCGGCTCCGCTGCGGAGAAGATCGTCGCAGCAGGCGGCTCCGTCAAGTAG